From Actinopolyspora lacussalsi, a single genomic window includes:
- a CDS encoding putative transcriptional regulator (product_source=COG3355; cath_funfam=1.10.10.10; cog=COG3355; pfam=PF01047; smart=SM00418; superfamily=46785) — MSETAPDPAPEPVDATGRDEQEVARFVERFALNLTEAGFPRMPARVFARMLVDDDGSCTAAELASSLRVSAAAVSGAVRYLIRVGLLSREREPGKRHDHYQVRDDMWYEAFAQRDDQFLQWEDTLRAGTDTLGPDTRAGERLDETRRFFEFLRAELPRIMTKWRQQKYGDNAE; from the coding sequence ATGTCCGAGACAGCACCCGATCCCGCGCCGGAACCGGTGGACGCGACAGGCCGTGACGAGCAGGAGGTGGCTCGGTTCGTCGAGCGGTTCGCGCTCAACCTGACCGAGGCGGGGTTTCCCCGCATGCCCGCCCGTGTGTTCGCGCGGATGCTCGTCGATGACGACGGCTCGTGCACCGCGGCCGAACTGGCAAGCTCGTTGCGGGTGAGCGCCGCCGCCGTTTCCGGCGCGGTGCGTTACCTGATCCGCGTGGGGCTGCTGTCGCGCGAGCGTGAGCCCGGCAAGCGCCACGATCACTACCAGGTGCGCGACGACATGTGGTATGAGGCGTTCGCGCAGCGCGACGACCAGTTCCTGCAGTGGGAGGACACGCTCCGGGCGGGCACCGACACGCTCGGGCCGGACACCAGGGCGGGCGAGCGTCTCGACGAGACCCGCAGGTTCTTCGAGTTCCTGCGTGCCGAGCTACCCCGAATCATGACGAAGTGGCGACAGCAGAAGTACGGTGACAACGCCGAGTAA
- a CDS encoding ABC-2 type transport system ATP-binding protein (product_source=KO:K01990; cath_funfam=3.40.50.300; cog=COG1131; ko=KO:K01990; pfam=PF00005,PF13732; smart=SM00382; superfamily=52540), with amino-acid sequence MNSDPTAVTISGLTKNFGPTRALDGLDLSVRTGEVHGFLGPNGAGKTTTIRILLGLLRADSGETRLLDGDPWHDATELHRRIAYVPGDVTLWPNLSGGEVIDLLGRLRGGIDQRRKEDLLRRFDLDPRKKARTYSKGNRQKVGLVAALASEPELLVLDEPTSGLDPLMEETFRECVRQQQREGRTVLLSSHILSEVEALCDRVTIVRSGRTVESGTLAELRHLTRTSVTAELSAAPEGLAELSGVHDLEITGTHVRCEVDTPHLDGVLRELTAVGVRSLTSQPPTLEELFLRHYEQRSETSTPEGANR; translated from the coding sequence TTGAACTCCGACCCCACGGCCGTGACGATCTCCGGCCTGACCAAGAACTTCGGTCCGACCCGTGCGCTGGACGGGCTGGACCTGAGCGTGCGAACCGGCGAGGTGCACGGCTTCCTCGGCCCGAACGGCGCGGGGAAGACCACCACGATCCGGATCCTGCTCGGGCTGCTGCGCGCCGACTCCGGCGAGACGAGACTGCTCGACGGCGACCCGTGGCACGACGCCACCGAGCTGCACCGCCGCATCGCCTACGTTCCGGGCGACGTGACGCTGTGGCCGAACCTCTCCGGCGGCGAGGTCATCGACCTGCTCGGCCGGTTGCGCGGCGGCATCGACCAGCGCCGCAAGGAGGACCTGCTGCGCCGGTTCGACCTCGATCCGCGCAAGAAGGCACGTACCTACTCCAAGGGGAACCGGCAGAAGGTCGGTCTGGTGGCCGCGCTCGCCTCCGAACCAGAGCTGCTCGTGCTGGACGAACCGACCTCGGGGCTGGACCCGCTGATGGAGGAGACCTTCCGGGAGTGCGTTCGGCAGCAGCAGCGCGAGGGACGGACCGTGCTGCTGTCCAGCCACATCCTCTCCGAGGTCGAGGCGCTTTGCGACCGGGTGACCATCGTCCGCTCCGGGCGCACCGTGGAGTCCGGCACCCTGGCCGAACTGCGGCACCTGACCCGCACCTCGGTCACCGCGGAACTCTCGGCGGCCCCGGAGGGACTCGCCGAGCTGTCCGGCGTGCACGACCTGGAGATCACCGGCACCCACGTGCGCTGTGAGGTGGACACCCCGCACCTGGACGGGGTGCTGCGCGAACTCACCGCGGTCGGGGTCCGAAGTCTGACGAGTCAGCCCCCCACCCTGGAAGAGCTGTTCCTGCGGCACTACGAGCAGCGGTCGGAGACCTCCACCCCCGAAGGAGCGAACCGATGA
- a CDS encoding hypothetical protein (product_source=Hypo-rule applied): protein MRSPAREEYSRFTRRSALSDPVLAIVRTTFYTVHNVHKSVNRMNRAAGSVRFRVLPAGAEPNRGVDARPRQRGGRASEAAGFARRPGSRGGRDSRGSESLR from the coding sequence GTGCGTTCCCCCGCGCGGGAGGAGTACAGCCGCTTCACGCGGCGGTCCGCCCTGTCGGATCCGGTGCTGGCGATCGTGCGTACCACGTTTTACACAGTACACAACGTTCATAAATCTGTGAACAGAATGAATCGTGCTGCCGGCTCCGTCCGATTTCGCGTCCTGCCCGCCGGTGCGGAGCCGAATCGCGGAGTGGATGCCCGGCCGCGCCAGCGAGGCGGCCGCGCCAGCGAGGCGGCCGGGTTCGCGAGGCGGCCGGGTTCGCGAGGCGGCCGGGATTCCCGGGGTTCGGAGTCGTTGCGATAG
- a CDS encoding hypothetical protein (product_source=Hypo-rule applied; transmembrane_helix_parts=Outside_1_26,TMhelix_27_46,Inside_47_50,TMhelix_51_73,Outside_74_82,TMhelix_83_105,Inside_106_111,TMhelix_112_134,Outside_135_326): protein MSAPYPPPQQPAQPGGAGGSQLDAKSILALAAAGIGALGWILGFFAPAMNSLLGGLPGLGFVMVALLAAMRFLPKGPNVLFVAAPLAGYTALSMLQNVIVAGVSGSNGSIAGWGIVFMLLSLLQAAAVIALLLLEQEIVTAPSFGRGATQVATQQVQPPYPGQQPGPYGAAHPQPGQPQAGQPQPGQPQAGGWNPQSGPQPGYPAQPYTGPQPQQGQPPQPGQPQPGQPQSGQPQPGWNSQQAGGFVPGQPPQQPAQPYSQSPQGGPASQENPAQPGSFAQVNPHEQPSQPVQEHSGQAQQEQWGDTNGGPQGTQQMPHPNQNPPS from the coding sequence ATGTCCGCGCCCTATCCGCCGCCCCAGCAACCGGCGCAGCCGGGTGGAGCCGGTGGCTCCCAGCTGGACGCGAAGTCGATTCTCGCCCTCGCCGCGGCAGGTATCGGAGCGCTCGGCTGGATCCTCGGTTTCTTCGCACCCGCGATGAACTCGCTGCTCGGCGGTCTTCCCGGTCTGGGGTTCGTCATGGTGGCGCTGCTCGCGGCCATGCGGTTCTTACCCAAGGGGCCGAACGTGCTGTTCGTCGCGGCCCCGCTGGCCGGTTACACGGCGCTGTCGATGCTGCAGAACGTCATAGTCGCCGGGGTGTCGGGTTCGAACGGTTCCATCGCCGGCTGGGGCATCGTGTTCATGCTGCTGTCGCTGCTGCAGGCGGCGGCGGTGATCGCGTTGCTGCTGCTGGAGCAGGAGATCGTCACCGCACCCTCGTTCGGCAGGGGAGCGACGCAGGTCGCCACGCAGCAGGTGCAGCCGCCGTATCCGGGGCAGCAACCCGGACCCTACGGTGCCGCACATCCCCAACCCGGCCAGCCACAAGCGGGCCAGCCCCAGCCCGGTCAACCCCAGGCGGGTGGTTGGAACCCGCAGAGCGGTCCGCAACCGGGTTACCCGGCGCAGCCGTACACCGGTCCGCAGCCGCAGCAGGGCCAGCCGCCACAACCGGGCCAGCCCCAGCCCGGTCAACCGCAATCCGGCCAACCCCAGCCCGGCTGGAACTCACAGCAGGCGGGTGGTTTCGTCCCGGGGCAGCCGCCCCAGCAGCCCGCACAACCCTATTCCCAGTCGCCGCAGGGGGGTCCCGCTTCGCAGGAGAACCCGGCTCAGCCCGGTTCGTTCGCGCAGGTGAATCCCCACGAGCAGCCCTCCCAGCCTGTTCAGGAGCACTCGGGGCAGGCTCAGCAGGAACAGTGGGGTGACACCAACGGTGGGCCGCAGGGGACGCAGCAGATGCCGCATCCCAATCAGAACCCACCTTCGTGA
- a CDS encoding hypothetical protein (product_source=Hypo-rule applied), translated as MVRTIASTGSDRADRRVKRLYSSRAGERTADSDPPRL; from the coding sequence GTGGTACGCACGATCGCCAGCACCGGATCCGACAGGGCGGACCGCCGCGTGAAGCGGCTGTACTCCTCCCGCGCGGGGGAACGCACGGCGGACTCCGATCCGCCACGGCTGTGA
- a CDS encoding succinyl-CoA synthetase beta subunit (product_source=KO:K01903; cath_funfam=3.30.470.20,3.40.50.261; cog=COG0045; ko=KO:K01903; pfam=PF00549,PF08442; superfamily=56059; tigrfam=TIGR01016): MDLYEYQAKEIFASHGIPTLPGSVATDPNGAKAVAEELGGPVVVKAQVKAGGRGKAGGVKLAENPDEARTKAEAILGLDIKGHTTRRVLVTEASDIADEYYLSFLLDRANRNFLAMASVEGGMEIEEVAATKPEALARIPIDPIEGVDQAKAREIVEAAKFPAEIADQVSDIVVQLWEAFVAEDATLFEINPLVKDPQGKVIALDGKVAVDDNASFRQSKQAEYVDEGAEDPLEAKAKAKDLNYVKLDGQVGIIGNGAGLVMSTLDVVAYAGADHDNVKPANFLDIGGGASAEVMAAGLDVILGDPDVKSVFVNVFGGITACDAVANGIVQALKMLGDEAAKPLVVRLDGNNVEEGRRILAEADHPLVTLVDTMDGAADKAAELAAGK; this comes from the coding sequence GTGGACCTGTACGAGTACCAGGCGAAGGAGATCTTCGCCTCCCACGGAATACCGACACTGCCCGGTTCCGTGGCCACCGATCCCAACGGGGCCAAGGCAGTGGCGGAAGAACTCGGCGGACCTGTCGTCGTCAAGGCGCAGGTCAAGGCCGGGGGGCGGGGTAAGGCCGGCGGTGTCAAGCTGGCCGAGAACCCCGACGAGGCCCGAACCAAGGCGGAAGCGATTCTCGGGCTCGACATCAAGGGCCACACCACCCGCCGAGTGCTGGTCACCGAGGCCTCCGACATAGCCGACGAGTACTACCTCTCGTTCCTGCTGGACCGTGCCAATCGCAACTTCCTGGCGATGGCTTCGGTCGAAGGCGGTATGGAGATCGAGGAAGTAGCGGCTACCAAGCCCGAGGCACTGGCCAGGATCCCCATCGACCCGATCGAGGGTGTGGACCAGGCCAAGGCGCGGGAGATCGTCGAAGCCGCGAAGTTCCCGGCCGAGATCGCCGACCAGGTCAGCGACATCGTGGTCCAGCTCTGGGAGGCGTTCGTCGCCGAGGACGCCACGCTGTTCGAGATCAACCCGCTGGTCAAGGATCCGCAGGGTAAGGTCATCGCGCTCGACGGCAAGGTCGCGGTCGACGACAACGCCTCGTTCCGGCAGTCCAAGCAGGCGGAGTACGTCGACGAGGGCGCCGAGGACCCGCTGGAGGCCAAGGCCAAGGCCAAGGACCTCAACTACGTCAAGCTCGACGGGCAGGTCGGCATCATCGGTAACGGTGCCGGTCTCGTGATGTCCACCTTGGACGTGGTTGCCTACGCGGGCGCCGATCACGACAACGTCAAGCCCGCCAACTTCCTCGACATCGGCGGTGGAGCCTCCGCCGAGGTCATGGCGGCCGGGCTGGACGTCATCCTGGGCGACCCGGACGTGAAGTCCGTCTTCGTCAACGTCTTCGGCGGTATCACCGCCTGTGACGCGGTCGCCAACGGAATCGTCCAGGCGCTGAAGATGCTCGGCGACGAGGCCGCCAAACCGTTGGTGGTCCGCCTCGACGGCAACAACGTCGAGGAGGGCAGGCGAATTCTCGCCGAGGCAGACCACCCGCTGGTCACGTTGGTCGACACCATGGACGGCGCGGCCGACAAGGCCGCCGAGCTGGCTGCGGGCAAATAA
- a CDS encoding succinyl-CoA synthetase alpha subunit (product_source=KO:K01902; cath_funfam=3.40.50.261,3.40.50.720; cog=COG0074; ko=KO:K01902; pfam=PF00549,PF02629; smart=SM00881; superfamily=51735,52210; tigrfam=TIGR01019) codes for MSIFLNENSKVIVQGITGSEGTKHTARMLRSGTNIVGGVNARKAGQSVEIEGNQLPVFGSVEEAMKETGADVSVVFVPPKFAKDAVIEAIDAEIGLAVVITEGIPVHDSAYFWAHANATGNRTRIVGPNCPGVISPGKSNSGIIPADITAGGKIGLVSKSGTLTYQMMYELRDIGFSTCVGIGGDPVIGTTHIDALRAFEEDPETEAVVMIGEIGGDAEERAAEYIKANISKPVVGYVAGFTAPEGKTMGHAGAIVSGSSGTAQAKKEALEAAGVKVGKTPSETAKLMRSIING; via the coding sequence GTGTCAATTTTCCTCAACGAGAACAGTAAGGTCATCGTCCAGGGCATCACCGGTTCGGAGGGCACCAAGCACACCGCTCGGATGCTGCGTTCCGGTACGAACATCGTCGGCGGCGTCAACGCCCGCAAGGCCGGGCAGTCCGTCGAGATCGAGGGCAACCAGCTGCCGGTGTTCGGAAGCGTCGAAGAGGCGATGAAGGAGACCGGCGCCGACGTGTCGGTGGTGTTCGTACCGCCGAAGTTCGCCAAGGACGCCGTGATCGAGGCGATCGACGCCGAGATCGGGCTCGCGGTGGTCATCACCGAGGGAATCCCGGTGCACGACTCCGCCTACTTCTGGGCGCACGCCAATGCCACCGGCAACCGGACCCGCATCGTCGGGCCGAACTGCCCGGGCGTGATCTCTCCGGGCAAGTCCAACTCGGGAATCATCCCCGCGGACATCACCGCCGGCGGCAAGATCGGTCTGGTGTCGAAGTCCGGCACGCTGACCTACCAGATGATGTACGAGCTGCGTGACATCGGTTTCTCCACCTGCGTCGGCATCGGCGGCGACCCCGTCATCGGGACCACCCACATCGACGCGCTGCGCGCGTTCGAGGAGGATCCCGAGACCGAGGCCGTGGTGATGATCGGCGAGATCGGTGGTGACGCCGAGGAGCGCGCGGCCGAGTACATCAAGGCCAACATCAGCAAGCCGGTCGTCGGCTACGTCGCGGGCTTCACCGCCCCCGAGGGCAAGACGATGGGTCACGCCGGTGCGATCGTGTCCGGTTCCTCCGGTACGGCCCAGGCCAAGAAGGAGGCCCTCGAGGCCGCCGGGGTCAAGGTCGGCAAGACACCGAGCGAGACCGCCAAGCTCATGCGCTCGATCATCAACGGCTGA
- a CDS encoding hypothetical protein (product_source=Hypo-rule applied; transmembrane_helix_parts=Inside_1_41,TMhelix_42_64,Outside_65_73,TMhelix_74_96,Inside_97_102,TMhelix_103_125,Outside_126_150,TMhelix_151_170,Inside_171_190,TMhelix_191_210,Outside_211_229,TMhelix_230_252,Inside_253_258,TMhelix_259_281,Outside_282_285,TMhelix_286_308,Inside_309_329,TMhelix_330_352,Outside_353_366,TMhelix_367_384,Inside_385_390,TMhelix_391_413,Outside_414_432,TMhelix_433_455,Inside_456_467,TMhelix_468_490,Outside_491_504,TMhelix_505_527,Inside_528_533,TMhelix_534_556,Outside_557_565,TMhelix_566_588,Inside_589_591) has translation MNARPGSETGVESGATPDPERADRPSPAATSDDFALGANPLPGLRFACLLVLLGAIASGTAPLFGVVNPAAPPAYPSVAPLLVLGVLPALTAFGFLRARRPGAARAVLLVTAAVAVARGIGSAQLLVEPGLLSRPELLLRESLRPLDPAPGTWLLLSGYAVVFLAGILALRTSTGETTRAASGASGGRQPLFVLVLCFAALGAAGALPAAFRSLDPFVVSHGLLSAPPLVFAGDLLLAVVIPVAAGLAVSSAEPEVGRGGLVGLAVNLAGTTVPVLLAVLSGPELLIGWGLGFGLVALVGLGALSVPVGRTVARSEANPSEISLPAHTRLAVLTGVLGALGGAFAVVAALVPQLRAPEHVIGFGDNYNLLPLLLAGIVQLSLSLPLLRPGLVSPRPVLGTAWAILPLTAAADLDTVLRFAGGTRLELVPYGVWCTVVAVVLTCCAAVSAAVAGAIERDEVDLSEITPSRSLLPPAALTGLLVVAAFGFPVFRTPDHVSPGLFNGFGIASWGLLTALLVVLVALVLVPVSRGKRAAALLAGCAVVLSFRALLAPLAAPAMTEGFSLGFGFWSALGAVVAAAATAVLAARPTG, from the coding sequence GTGAACGCCCGTCCCGGCAGTGAAACCGGAGTCGAGTCCGGCGCCACCCCCGATCCCGAACGTGCGGACCGGCCGTCCCCGGCGGCCACATCGGACGATTTCGCCCTCGGCGCGAACCCCCTTCCCGGGCTGCGGTTCGCCTGTCTGCTCGTTCTTCTCGGCGCGATCGCCTCCGGCACGGCACCGCTGTTCGGTGTCGTGAACCCCGCCGCGCCACCCGCCTATCCCTCCGTTGCCCCGCTGCTCGTGCTCGGCGTCCTGCCCGCTCTTACCGCGTTCGGCTTCCTGCGCGCGCGTAGGCCGGGCGCCGCGCGTGCGGTGCTGCTCGTCACGGCCGCCGTGGCCGTCGCCAGGGGAATCGGATCGGCGCAGCTTCTCGTCGAACCGGGGCTGCTGTCCCGGCCCGAACTGCTGCTACGGGAGAGCCTGCGACCGCTGGATCCGGCCCCCGGAACCTGGCTGCTGCTCTCCGGCTACGCCGTGGTGTTCCTCGCCGGGATACTGGCCCTTCGCACATCCACCGGTGAGACCACTCGCGCCGCGAGTGGCGCGAGTGGTGGCAGACAGCCGCTGTTCGTGCTCGTGCTGTGCTTCGCCGCGCTCGGAGCGGCGGGGGCACTGCCGGCCGCGTTCCGTTCGCTCGATCCGTTCGTGGTCTCCCACGGGCTGTTGAGCGCTCCACCACTGGTGTTCGCGGGTGATCTGCTGCTCGCCGTCGTGATCCCCGTCGCCGCCGGACTCGCGGTGAGCTCGGCGGAACCCGAGGTCGGCCGGGGCGGCCTCGTCGGCCTGGCGGTGAACCTGGCGGGAACCACGGTTCCGGTGCTGTTGGCAGTGCTGTCGGGCCCCGAGCTGCTGATCGGGTGGGGGCTCGGCTTCGGCCTGGTGGCACTGGTCGGACTCGGCGCGTTGTCGGTTCCGGTGGGGCGAACCGTCGCACGATCGGAGGCGAACCCCTCCGAGATCTCGTTACCCGCCCACACCCGCCTCGCCGTGCTGACCGGAGTCCTGGGCGCGCTCGGTGGGGCGTTCGCGGTCGTCGCGGCGCTGGTGCCGCAGTTACGTGCCCCGGAACACGTGATCGGCTTCGGGGACAACTACAACCTGCTGCCGTTGCTGCTGGCCGGGATCGTGCAGTTATCGCTCAGCCTGCCGCTGCTGCGCCCCGGCCTGGTCTCCCCGCGCCCCGTGCTCGGTACCGCCTGGGCGATCCTCCCGTTGACCGCTGCCGCGGACCTGGACACCGTGCTGCGGTTCGCCGGTGGCACCCGGCTGGAACTCGTGCCCTACGGCGTGTGGTGCACCGTCGTCGCCGTGGTGCTCACCTGTTGCGCGGCGGTGTCCGCCGCCGTCGCGGGCGCCATCGAGCGCGACGAGGTGGATCTCAGCGAGATCACCCCCAGCCGTTCGCTGCTGCCGCCCGCAGCGCTCACCGGTCTGCTGGTGGTGGCGGCCTTCGGCTTCCCGGTGTTCCGCACGCCCGACCACGTCTCACCGGGGTTGTTCAACGGATTCGGCATCGCTTCGTGGGGATTGCTCACCGCGCTGCTCGTGGTGCTGGTCGCCCTCGTGCTGGTGCCGGTCTCCCGAGGGAAGCGGGCCGCGGCACTGCTGGCGGGATGCGCGGTGGTGCTGTCCTTCCGCGCGTTGCTGGCGCCGCTCGCGGCACCCGCCATGACCGAGGGCTTCTCGCTCGGTTTCGGCTTCTGGAGCGCGCTGGGGGCCGTGGTGGCCGCTGCCGCCACGGCGGTGCTGGCCGCCCGCCCCACCGGATGA
- a CDS encoding MFS family permease (product_source=COG0477; cog=COG0477; transmembrane_helix_parts=Outside_1_27,TMhelix_28_50,Inside_51_56,TMhelix_57_74,Outside_75_77,TMhelix_78_100,Inside_101_119,TMhelix_120_142,Outside_143_151,TMhelix_152_171,Inside_172_196,TMhelix_197_219,Outside_220_228,TMhelix_229_246,Inside_247_250,TMhelix_251_273,Outside_274_292,TMhelix_293_315,Inside_316_327,TMhelix_328_349,Outside_350_363,TMhelix_364_386,Inside_387_519) gives MTALESPTVETAESSTRQWCRVISGALLSALSVILTCYLLVAALLAFVVSTAADAEFVPAGVLLAAIPGWLTAFQVPLLITGAPLSALPLLPTLLCVLLVSRASRRVARRNRLRKPEQALPVVLVMSLSHAVFGMVLAITLTGTQVPVQARPWQAFCCCGLVAACAATVGLADRCGMLYQLWQYVPSDAWRAVRKGLLGTAAVIGSGAAVCGAAVLLALPRLYERSVELAGLGDAAGAVLLALLYLPNAILGCWAFVTGAGVSFGASVSTPFRTATDTLPPELPVFAVVPPSGLPSWTPVVFLLPVALGVLLGHSCRNLAERSRDRQHLVLLAVLVTTLVVSVPAVLSGGRFGGEYGPLSLRPLLLAATTFAWLAVPALVTSRLVGRRDTDLVDDADLSSGSGTDAWLVEADSKTGGDPAAEDSSAEDLTGGDPTAEDERFPDDEQAEDGGQAEDGGQAEDGGEIAESAADDLGTSSEPWVPEQREDQWQDFPRQEGELLEAEGQREREFSALSSQQSG, from the coding sequence GTGACGGCACTCGAGTCCCCCACGGTCGAAACCGCCGAGTCCTCGACTCGGCAGTGGTGCCGCGTGATCAGCGGGGCACTCCTCTCCGCGCTTTCGGTGATACTGACCTGCTACCTGCTCGTCGCCGCGTTGCTGGCGTTCGTGGTTTCCACGGCCGCGGACGCCGAGTTCGTCCCGGCCGGTGTGCTGCTGGCGGCGATTCCCGGATGGTTGACCGCGTTCCAGGTGCCACTGCTGATCACCGGAGCTCCGCTCAGCGCGTTACCGCTGTTACCGACCCTGCTCTGCGTTCTGCTCGTCTCCCGCGCGTCGCGTCGGGTGGCGCGGCGCAACCGGCTGCGCAAACCGGAGCAGGCGCTGCCGGTGGTGCTGGTCATGTCGCTGAGCCACGCGGTGTTCGGCATGGTGCTGGCGATCACGCTGACCGGAACGCAGGTTCCGGTGCAGGCCCGCCCCTGGCAGGCATTCTGCTGCTGCGGCCTGGTCGCCGCCTGCGCCGCCACCGTGGGACTCGCCGACCGTTGTGGAATGCTCTACCAACTCTGGCAGTACGTCCCGTCCGACGCCTGGCGTGCCGTGCGCAAGGGACTGCTGGGTACCGCCGCTGTGATCGGCAGCGGAGCGGCGGTGTGCGGGGCGGCCGTGCTGCTCGCACTGCCGCGGTTGTACGAGCGGTCGGTCGAGCTGGCCGGCCTCGGGGACGCCGCGGGTGCCGTGCTGCTCGCGTTGCTGTACCTGCCGAACGCCATCCTGGGGTGCTGGGCGTTCGTTACCGGAGCCGGTGTTTCGTTCGGTGCCTCGGTGAGCACGCCGTTCCGAACGGCGACGGACACGTTGCCACCCGAACTGCCGGTGTTCGCCGTCGTTCCGCCGTCCGGGCTGCCGAGCTGGACGCCCGTGGTCTTCCTCCTACCAGTGGCGCTGGGTGTGCTGCTGGGGCACAGCTGCAGGAACCTGGCCGAGCGGAGCCGGGACAGGCAACACCTGGTGCTGCTGGCCGTACTGGTCACCACACTGGTGGTCTCGGTGCCCGCTGTGCTCTCCGGAGGCCGCTTCGGCGGCGAGTACGGCCCGCTCTCACTGCGTCCGTTGTTGTTGGCCGCCACCACCTTCGCCTGGCTGGCGGTCCCTGCCCTGGTGACCTCCCGGCTGGTCGGACGACGTGACACCGACCTCGTCGACGACGCCGATCTTTCGTCCGGCTCCGGGACCGACGCGTGGCTCGTCGAGGCGGATTCGAAGACCGGCGGGGATCCGGCCGCTGAGGACTCGAGCGCTGAGGACTTGACCGGCGGGGATCCGACAGCCGAGGACGAACGGTTCCCGGACGACGAACAAGCGGAGGACGGCGGGCAAGCGGAGGACGGCGGGCAAGCGGAGGACGGCGGGGAGATCGCCGAATCCGCCGCTGATGATCTCGGAACTTCGTCCGAACCGTGGGTACCGGAGCAGCGGGAGGACCAGTGGCAGGACTTCCCACGACAGGAGGGGGAGCTGCTCGAAGCCGAGGGACAGCGGGAGCGGGAGTTTTCCGCGCTGTCCTCCCAGCAGTCGGGATGA
- a CDS encoding murein DD-endopeptidase MepM/ murein hydrolase activator NlpD (product_source=COG0739; cath_funfam=2.70.70.10; cog=COG0739; pfam=PF01551; superfamily=51230) yields MTRHRSPGGQHNTPVQQHASDEESTSDKPRRQRAPTPPSVLRGRIVVAAVAAGAFAAAGQAMAADQDQSDTPQEDQTPLASGQNAAASLGSVTDGSKTGTTEVGGTNKGSDGASVGGAVPAPEILPVARTTDTSDEVRKLAKSQRVEQAREEALREARQPDYVAPALGRFSSGFGGRWGTTHYGIDIANDKGTKIVSVAEGTVIEAGPASGFGLWVRVQHNDGTISVYGHINSITANVGEHVEAGEQIATMGNRGFSTGDHLHFEIWNASGTKINPLPWLNERGVYIS; encoded by the coding sequence TTGACTCGACACCGCTCCCCCGGCGGTCAGCACAACACCCCGGTTCAACAGCACGCCTCGGACGAAGAGTCCACATCGGATAAACCGCGCCGACAACGCGCCCCGACTCCACCGTCGGTACTGCGGGGCCGGATCGTGGTCGCCGCCGTCGCGGCGGGCGCCTTCGCCGCCGCGGGCCAGGCCATGGCAGCCGACCAGGACCAGTCCGACACCCCGCAGGAGGACCAGACCCCGCTGGCCTCCGGGCAGAACGCGGCGGCGTCGTTGGGCTCGGTCACGGACGGCTCCAAGACCGGAACGACCGAAGTCGGTGGAACGAACAAGGGCTCCGACGGTGCCAGCGTCGGCGGTGCCGTACCGGCGCCCGAGATCCTGCCGGTGGCACGGACCACCGACACAAGTGACGAGGTACGCAAGCTCGCCAAGAGCCAGCGGGTGGAGCAGGCACGCGAGGAGGCGCTGCGCGAGGCTCGCCAACCCGATTACGTCGCACCCGCGCTCGGCAGGTTCAGCTCCGGTTTCGGTGGCCGCTGGGGCACCACCCACTACGGGATCGACATCGCCAACGACAAGGGCACAAAGATCGTCTCCGTCGCGGAGGGAACCGTGATCGAGGCGGGTCCCGCCAGCGGTTTCGGCCTGTGGGTGCGCGTGCAGCACAACGACGGCACGATCAGCGTGTACGGCCACATCAACAGCATCACCGCGAACGTGGGCGAGCACGTCGAGGCCGGTGAACAGATCGCCACGATGGGCAACCGCGGCTTCTCCACCGGAGACCATCTGCACTTCGAGATCTGGAACGCCAGCGGAACGAAGATCAATCCGTTGCCCTGGCTCAACGAGCGTGGTGTCTACATCAGCTGA